Proteins encoded by one window of Clostridium perfringens:
- a CDS encoding M3 family oligoendopeptidase, protein MKFEDFKYERPNIEKDREDIRSFIKELEEAKDFNGAKEVIGKINKIRNNTSTMMALSEVRHTINTEDEFYNEESDFWDENSPLIEEVNNEFYKALLSSPFKDQIGDYYGETIIKEAEYSQKSFSKEVIEDMQLENKLGSQYQKLIASAKIEFDGEERTLAQLVPFVTSEDREVRKRASEAKYNFFVKHEDEIDDIFDKLVKVRTKIAKKLGFNNFVELGYVRMRRYDYNKEMVENFRKQVEEFIVPIDSKLYERQAKRLGLETLKYYDEKFEFLSGNPTPKGDSKWIVENAKVMYSELSKETKEFFDFMVENDLMDLVAKKGKAAGGYCTNFPNYKAPFIFSNFNGTAGDVDVLTHEAGHAFQNFRSSWIEMQECQWPTMESCEIHSMSMEFFTWPWMYLFFKEDTDKYKFYHLGDAIKFIPYGVTVDEFQHFVYENPECTPKERKDAWRRIEKKYLPHKNYDECDFLERGGWWFQQNHIFLSPFYYIDYTLAQICALQFWKKDRENHEKAWEDYLNLCNIGGTKTFLGLLKYANLKSPFENGCVESVVGVVDEYLESIDDSKF, encoded by the coding sequence ATGAAATTTGAAGATTTTAAATATGAAAGACCTAATATAGAAAAAGATAGAGAAGATATTAGATCTTTTATAAAAGAGTTAGAAGAAGCAAAGGACTTTAATGGGGCTAAAGAAGTAATAGGAAAAATAAATAAGATAAGAAATAATACATCAACTATGATGGCCTTATCAGAAGTTAGACACACAATAAATACTGAGGATGAATTCTATAATGAAGAAAGTGATTTCTGGGATGAAAATTCTCCTCTTATTGAAGAAGTTAATAATGAATTCTATAAAGCATTATTAAGTTCACCATTTAAGGATCAAATAGGTGATTATTATGGTGAAACTATAATAAAAGAGGCAGAGTATTCTCAAAAGAGTTTTTCAAAAGAAGTAATAGAGGATATGCAACTTGAAAATAAATTAGGTAGTCAATATCAAAAACTTATTGCTTCAGCTAAAATTGAATTTGATGGAGAGGAAAGAACCTTAGCACAATTAGTTCCTTTTGTAACATCAGAGGATAGAGAAGTTAGAAAAAGAGCATCAGAAGCTAAATATAACTTCTTTGTGAAGCATGAAGATGAAATAGATGATATCTTTGATAAACTTGTAAAGGTAAGAACAAAAATAGCTAAAAAGCTTGGTTTTAATAACTTTGTGGAATTAGGCTATGTAAGAATGAGAAGATATGACTATAATAAGGAAATGGTTGAAAACTTCAGAAAACAAGTTGAAGAGTTTATAGTTCCTATAGATAGTAAATTATATGAAAGACAAGCTAAGAGATTAGGACTTGAAACTTTAAAATATTATGATGAAAAATTTGAATTCTTAAGTGGGAATCCAACTCCAAAGGGAGATTCAAAGTGGATAGTTGAAAATGCAAAGGTAATGTATTCAGAGCTTTCAAAGGAAACCAAAGAATTCTTTGACTTTATGGTTGAGAATGATTTAATGGACTTAGTTGCTAAGAAAGGAAAGGCAGCTGGAGGATATTGTACTAATTTCCCTAACTATAAAGCTCCATTTATATTCTCAAACTTTAATGGAACAGCTGGGGATGTAGATGTATTAACTCACGAGGCTGGCCATGCATTCCAAAACTTTAGAAGTTCTTGGATAGAAATGCAAGAGTGTCAATGGCCAACTATGGAAAGTTGTGAAATACACTCAATGAGTATGGAATTCTTTACTTGGCCTTGGATGTATTTATTCTTTAAAGAAGATACAGATAAATATAAATTCTATCACTTAGGAGATGCCATTAAATTTATTCCTTATGGAGTAACAGTTGATGAATTCCAACACTTTGTATATGAAAATCCAGAATGTACACCAAAGGAAAGAAAAGATGCATGGAGAAGAATAGAGAAAAAATATCTTCCACATAAAAACTACGATGAATGTGATTTCCTAGAAAGAGGTGGTTGGTGGTTCCAACAAAACCATATATTCTTATCACCATTCTATTACATTGATTATACTTTAGCTCAAATATGTGCACTTCAATTCTGGAAAAAAGATAGAGAAAATCATGAAAAAGCATGGGAAGATTATTTAAATCTATGTAACATAGGTGGAACTAAGACATTCTTAGGCTTATTAAAATATGCTAACTTAAAATCACCATTTGAAAATGGATGTGTTGAAAGTGTAGTAGGAGTAGTGGATGAATACTTAGAAAGCATAGACGACAGCAAATTTTAG
- the thrS gene encoding threonine--tRNA ligase: protein MIKITLKDGSIKEVEAGLSIFEIAQSISQGLARNACCGILNGKVEDLRFIVNEDSSLEICTFDSKEGQHAFNHTASHVLAAAVKRLFPQDKLAIGPSIDNGFYYDFDTEKPFSADQLNKLEEEMKKIIKENPEIKRFELPRNEALELMKDEPYKVELINDLPEGEVISFYQIGDFVDLCAGPHLMAVKPIKAVKLLRSTGAYWKGDEKNKMLSRVYGTAFPKKSELDAYLEALEEAKKRDHNKLGRELGIFTTDENVGQGLPLLMPKGARIIQTLQRWIEDEEQRRGYVLTKTPLMAKSDLYKISGHWDHYKDGMFVLGDEEKDSEVFALRPMTCPFQYAIYNSTQHSYRDLPVRFAETSTLFRNESSGEMHGLIRVRQFTLADGHIVCTPEQLEDEFKNTVDLVKYVMETLGIADDITYRFSKWDPNNTEKYINDPEAWENTQNIMREILNHLNIDFTEADDEAAFYGPKLDIQFKNVHGKEDTIITIQIDFALAERFGMYYIDKDGEKKRPYIIHRSSIGCYERTLAMLIEKYAGALPTWIAPVQAKVLPLSDKYADYANEVVEELRRRGVRVEADHRAEKIGYKIREARLERTPYILVVGEKEAENKEVSVRSRKNGEEGAMPLADFVNRIVLEIANREN, encoded by the coding sequence ATGATAAAAATTACACTTAAAGATGGTTCAATAAAAGAAGTTGAAGCTGGACTATCAATTTTTGAAATAGCTCAAAGCATAAGCCAAGGACTAGCTAGAAATGCTTGTTGTGGTATATTAAACGGAAAAGTTGAGGACTTAAGATTTATAGTTAATGAAGATTCTTCATTAGAAATCTGTACTTTTGATTCTAAAGAAGGTCAACATGCTTTTAACCACACTGCTTCTCATGTATTAGCAGCTGCAGTTAAAAGATTATTCCCTCAAGATAAATTAGCTATAGGACCATCAATAGATAATGGTTTCTATTATGATTTTGATACTGAAAAACCATTCTCTGCTGACCAATTAAACAAATTAGAAGAAGAGATGAAAAAAATAATAAAAGAAAATCCTGAAATAAAAAGATTTGAACTTCCTAGAAACGAAGCTTTAGAACTTATGAAGGATGAACCTTACAAAGTTGAACTTATAAATGATCTTCCAGAAGGTGAAGTAATTTCATTCTACCAAATAGGTGATTTTGTTGACCTTTGTGCAGGACCTCACTTAATGGCTGTTAAACCAATAAAAGCAGTTAAATTATTAAGATCTACTGGTGCTTACTGGAAAGGTGACGAAAAGAACAAAATGCTTTCAAGAGTATATGGAACTGCTTTCCCTAAGAAATCAGAATTAGATGCTTATTTAGAAGCTTTAGAAGAAGCTAAGAAAAGAGACCATAATAAATTAGGTAGAGAGCTTGGAATCTTTACTACTGATGAAAATGTAGGTCAAGGTCTTCCATTATTAATGCCAAAGGGAGCTAGAATAATCCAAACTCTTCAAAGATGGATAGAAGATGAAGAGCAAAGAAGAGGATATGTTTTAACTAAAACTCCTTTAATGGCTAAAAGCGACCTTTACAAAATTTCAGGACACTGGGATCACTATAAAGATGGTATGTTCGTTTTAGGTGATGAGGAAAAAGATAGTGAAGTATTTGCTTTAAGACCAATGACTTGCCCATTCCAATACGCAATATATAACTCAACTCAACACAGTTATAGAGACTTACCAGTAAGATTTGCTGAAACTTCTACTCTATTTAGAAATGAATCTTCAGGAGAAATGCACGGTCTTATAAGAGTAAGACAATTCACTCTTGCTGATGGACACATAGTATGTACTCCAGAGCAATTAGAAGATGAATTCAAAAATACTGTTGACTTAGTTAAATACGTTATGGAAACTTTAGGAATAGCTGATGATATTACTTACAGATTCTCAAAATGGGATCCAAACAATACTGAGAAATACATCAATGATCCTGAAGCTTGGGAAAATACTCAAAATATAATGAGAGAAATATTAAACCACTTAAATATAGACTTTACTGAAGCTGATGATGAAGCTGCTTTCTATGGTCCAAAACTTGATATCCAATTCAAGAATGTTCATGGAAAAGAAGATACAATCATCACTATCCAAATAGACTTCGCTTTAGCTGAAAGATTTGGAATGTACTACATCGATAAAGATGGAGAAAAGAAACGTCCTTACATCATTCACAGAAGCTCAATTGGATGTTATGAAAGAACACTAGCAATGCTTATAGAAAAATATGCAGGTGCTCTTCCAACTTGGATAGCTCCAGTTCAAGCTAAAGTTCTTCCTTTATCAGATAAATATGCTGATTATGCAAATGAAGTTGTTGAAGAATTAAGAAGAAGAGGAGTTAGAGTTGAAGCTGACCACAGAGCTGAAAAAATCGGTTATAAAATAAGAGAAGCTAGATTAGAAAGAACTCCTTACATCTTAGTTGTTGGAGAAAAAGAAGCTGAAAACAAAGAAGTTTCTGTAAGAAGCAGAAAGAACGGTGAAGAAGGTGCTATGCCTTTAGCTGACTTCGTAAACAGAATAGTTCTTGAAATAGCTAACAGAGAAAACTAA
- a CDS encoding SGNH/GDSL hydrolase family protein, which translates to MIEGDKGLNIVFTGDSITHGPLHTKGYRSYTEHFRERLKEKFKNNIVKENIIIFNTGVSGATTRDIIRDFNICVDICDPDIVFIMLGMNDSSNEIVPLEEYRKNILELINKVRGIGAIPILQTSNIIKMDLSRKSLKFYMDILREVARGNDVMLIDHYSHWEDLEKENSNIKNELLSDLIHPNEKGHLEIVKFIFKELDIFEEESYTCNLSYPIKAENYLQRKVDNKCNKEILNTISNKNPSQEELIKYTKENLNDNLEAITNLINEDEKGIWVFLGDGYTNGTGDTFGYKNYVEYVEERIRWELNDGSINKREKFMINFGTEKVNSEYLMNNFEDLVSKYNPKAVFIMIGGNEKINPEEFKHNLVNIVSKVKNINSIPILQSPIKNGRDIEGYVKVIREVSKEEEIFLIDNYEYWDRLSKVQKELIESWLVEGRANHRGHLEIAKKIFKDLRIYDHNSLICGFTIEKF; encoded by the coding sequence ATGATTGAAGGAGATAAGGGGCTAAATATTGTTTTTACTGGAGATAGCATAACTCATGGGCCACTTCATACTAAAGGATATAGAAGTTATACAGAACACTTTAGAGAAAGATTAAAAGAAAAGTTTAAAAACAATATTGTTAAAGAGAATATTATAATTTTTAATACAGGTGTTTCAGGAGCTACAACTAGAGATATAATAAGAGATTTTAATATCTGTGTAGATATATGTGACCCTGATATTGTTTTTATAATGCTTGGAATGAATGATTCATCAAATGAAATTGTTCCTTTAGAAGAATATAGAAAAAATATATTAGAACTTATTAATAAAGTTAGAGGAATTGGAGCAATACCAATCCTTCAAACAAGTAACATAATAAAAATGGATTTAAGTAGGAAAAGTCTTAAATTTTATATGGATATTCTTAGAGAGGTTGCTAGAGGAAATGATGTAATGTTAATAGATCATTATAGTCATTGGGAGGACTTAGAAAAAGAAAATTCTAATATTAAAAATGAGCTTCTTAGTGATTTGATACATCCTAATGAAAAGGGGCATTTAGAAATAGTTAAATTTATTTTTAAGGAGTTAGATATTTTTGAAGAAGAAAGTTATACCTGTAATTTAAGTTATCCAATAAAAGCAGAAAATTATCTTCAAAGAAAAGTTGATAATAAGTGTAACAAAGAAATTCTTAATACCATAAGTAATAAAAATCCTTCACAAGAAGAATTAATTAAATATACTAAAGAAAATTTAAATGATAATTTAGAAGCTATAACAAATTTAATAAATGAAGATGAAAAGGGTATATGGGTGTTTTTAGGGGATGGATATACAAATGGTACAGGAGATACCTTTGGTTATAAAAATTATGTTGAATATGTGGAAGAGAGAATTAGATGGGAATTAAATGATGGAAGCATAAATAAAAGGGAAAAATTTATGATTAATTTTGGTACAGAAAAAGTTAATTCAGAATATTTAATGAATAACTTCGAAGATTTAGTATCAAAATATAATCCTAAAGCTGTTTTTATTATGATTGGAGGAAATGAAAAAATTAATCCAGAGGAATTTAAACATAATTTAGTTAATATAGTAAGCAAGGTTAAAAATATAAACTCAATACCTATATTACAAAGTCCAATAAAAAATGGAAGAGATATAGAAGGGTATGTAAAAGTTATAAGAGAGGTTTCTAAGGAAGAGGAAATATTCTTAATAGATAATTATGAGTATTGGGATAGGTTAAGCAAAGTTCAAAAAGAGCTTATAGAATCATGGTTAGTAGAAGGAAGAGCAAATCATAGGGGACATTTAGAAATAGCTAAGAAAATTTTTAAGGATTTAAGAATATATGATCATAATAGTTTAATATGTGGTTTTACCATAGAAAAATTTTAG
- a CDS encoding HNH endonuclease signature motif containing protein — MSYYCEICGDYADVHHIVHRSEGGLDFKLNYKYLCKKHHRSKIGPHRDKVIDLNYKLEMQNNLRELFIKSFYTGNDIKIMLGLTPGSLKKLTKNLKLYKEGYSSDDLIFNLMGRKVYSEEYIEDFILQKAISCI; from the coding sequence ATGTCTTATTATTGTGAAATTTGTGGTGATTATGCAGATGTTCATCACATAGTTCATAGGTCAGAAGGCGGTTTAGATTTTAAACTTAATTACAAGTATTTGTGTAAAAAACATCACAGGTCTAAAATAGGCCCCCATAGAGACAAAGTTATAGATTTAAATTATAAACTTGAAATGCAAAACAACCTAAGAGAACTCTTTATAAAAAGTTTTTACACTGGTAATGACATAAAAATTATGTTAGGTCTTACCCCTGGTTCTTTAAAAAAATTAACTAAGAACCTAAAACTTTATAAAGAAGGATACTCTAGTGATGATTTAATATTTAATCTCATGGGAAGAAAAGTTTATTCAGAAGAATATATAGAAGATTTCATATTGCAAAAAGCAATAAGTTGTATATAG
- a CDS encoding pyridoxamine kinase, which yields MKPMNKIAAIHDISCYGRAALATIIPILSSMGNQVCPLPTAVLSTHTDGFGKPAIRDLSDFIYETKDHWKRLNLNFQCIYSGYLADPNQVKFVERFIEDFKEENTLVVIDPVMADNGKLYDGMSEKMIEEMRTLIKSADIITPNITEASFLLGKEYKESLNEDEIKEYLVGLGNLGPKISIITSVTSSRGNEYIDTVLYDREEKMFYTYSHKRINAFYCGTGDAFASLLIGWILRGESIEKALEKSCNFIAEAIEYSEKFDYPPNEGILLESLLYKLISK from the coding sequence ATGAAACCTATGAATAAGATTGCTGCTATTCATGATATTTCATGCTATGGGAGGGCAGCATTAGCAACAATAATACCTATATTATCTTCAATGGGAAATCAAGTATGTCCACTTCCAACAGCAGTATTGTCAACACATACAGATGGATTTGGAAAACCAGCAATTAGAGATTTAAGTGATTTTATATATGAAACCAAAGATCATTGGAAAAGACTTAACTTAAATTTTCAATGCATATATAGTGGATATTTAGCTGATCCTAATCAAGTTAAATTTGTTGAAAGATTTATAGAAGATTTTAAGGAAGAGAATACTTTAGTAGTTATAGATCCTGTTATGGCTGATAATGGTAAGCTTTATGATGGTATGAGTGAAAAAATGATTGAAGAAATGAGAACTTTAATAAAAAGTGCAGATATAATCACTCCAAATATTACAGAAGCTTCTTTTCTTTTAGGAAAAGAATATAAAGAATCTCTAAATGAAGATGAGATAAAAGAATATTTAGTAGGTCTAGGGAATTTAGGACCTAAAATAAGTATAATAACAAGTGTAACAAGTTCAAGAGGAAATGAATATATTGATACTGTACTCTATGATAGAGAAGAAAAAATGTTTTACACCTATTCTCATAAAAGAATAAATGCTTTTTATTGTGGAACAGGTGATGCTTTTGCCTCATTGCTAATAGGATGGATATTAAGAGGGGAAAGTATTGAAAAAGCATTGGAGAAGTCATGTAATTTTATTGCAGAAGCTATAGAATATAGCGAAAAGTTTGATTATCCTCCAAATGAAGGAATATTACTTGAAAGTTTGTTATATAAATTAATAAGTAAATAA
- a CDS encoding Na+/H+ antiporter NhaC family protein: MKKGKFSALLPLIIFVSIYLGTSLVMKDFYSVSVLVPGIIAVLFGIFTNRKRGLEKNIEIFCKGAGNSNIILMCLIFILAGAFAEVAKNMGAVESTVNLGLTILPKNILVAGIFIISSFIAISLGTSMGTIAAIVPIAMGISDKTNIALPLIVGAVVGGAMFGDNLSMISDTTIAATKTQGCEMKDKFKINFKVILPAAILVIVIYTFLGSGANTSVGQYDYNFIKIIPYLGILIAALMGANVIAILSGGIVLAGAIGFFTGSLDLKTFFTSISTGIGGMSELILISIIIGGIVEIIKENGGIDYVLNLVTKRINGKKGAEFGIGLLVSLVDACTANNTIAIVTVGPLAKDISDEYNLDSKRIAGILDMFSCAVQGIIPYGAQLMSAAALTGLSSFEIMKFLFYPYLMGISAIAFIAFFQKKESAEKSGELNAIAVE; this comes from the coding sequence ATGAAAAAAGGAAAGTTTTCAGCATTATTACCATTAATAATTTTTGTATCGATTTATTTGGGAACTTCATTAGTAATGAAAGATTTCTACTCTGTATCTGTTTTAGTTCCAGGAATAATTGCAGTTTTATTTGGAATATTTACAAATAGAAAAAGAGGACTTGAAAAGAACATAGAGATATTTTGTAAGGGGGCTGGTAATAGCAATATAATTTTAATGTGCTTAATCTTTATATTAGCTGGTGCCTTTGCAGAGGTTGCTAAAAATATGGGGGCTGTAGAATCTACAGTAAATTTAGGGCTAACAATATTACCTAAAAATATATTAGTAGCAGGAATATTTATAATATCATCATTTATAGCTATATCTTTAGGAACGTCAATGGGAACAATAGCTGCTATAGTTCCAATAGCAATGGGAATTTCAGATAAGACTAATATCGCATTACCACTTATAGTTGGGGCAGTAGTAGGTGGAGCTATGTTTGGGGACAATCTATCAATGATTTCTGATACAACAATAGCAGCAACAAAAACTCAAGGATGTGAAATGAAGGATAAGTTTAAAATAAACTTTAAGGTTATATTACCAGCTGCTATCTTAGTAATTGTAATATATACATTCTTAGGAAGTGGGGCTAATACATCAGTAGGCCAATACGATTATAATTTTATTAAGATTATTCCTTACTTAGGTATTTTAATAGCTGCATTAATGGGGGCTAATGTAATTGCTATATTATCAGGTGGGATAGTATTAGCTGGAGCAATTGGATTCTTTACAGGATCTTTAGATTTAAAGACTTTCTTTACTTCAATATCAACTGGTATAGGGGGAATGAGTGAACTTATATTAATTTCAATAATAATTGGGGGAATTGTTGAAATAATAAAAGAAAATGGTGGTATAGACTATGTATTAAACTTAGTTACTAAGAGAATCAATGGCAAAAAAGGGGCTGAATTTGGTATTGGATTATTAGTAAGCTTAGTTGATGCATGTACTGCAAATAATACTATTGCTATAGTTACAGTTGGACCTTTAGCAAAGGATATTTCAGATGAATATAACTTAGATTCAAAAAGAATTGCAGGAATATTAGATATGTTCTCTTGTGCAGTTCAGGGAATAATTCCATATGGAGCACAATTAATGTCAGCGGCGGCTTTAACTGGATTAAGTTCATTTGAAATAATGAAATTTTTATTCTATCCATATTTAATGGGTATAAGTGCAATAGCATTCATAGCATTTTTCCAAAAGAAAGAAAGTGCTGAAAAAAGTGGGGAGTTAAATGCTATAGCAGTTGAATAA
- the ispF gene encoding 2-C-methyl-D-erythritol 2,4-cyclodiphosphate synthase — protein sequence MRIGMGYDVHKLVENRDLILGGVKIPYEKGLLGHSDADVLLHAIMDSLLGAAALGDIGKHFPDTDPKYKGADSIKLLEFVGELLNKNNYKISNIDATIIAQRPKMAPHIPTMRENIAKALNIDLDQINVKATTEEGLGFTGSGEGISSQSICLLVK from the coding sequence ATGAGAATAGGAATGGGATATGATGTTCATAAATTAGTTGAAAATAGAGATTTAATATTAGGTGGAGTAAAAATTCCTTATGAAAAAGGACTTTTAGGCCATTCAGATGCTGATGTATTATTACACGCAATAATGGATTCACTATTAGGAGCAGCGGCTTTAGGAGATATAGGAAAGCATTTTCCAGATACAGACCCTAAATACAAAGGTGCTGATAGCATAAAACTTCTAGAATTTGTAGGTGAACTTTTAAATAAAAATAACTATAAAATATCAAATATAGATGCAACTATAATAGCTCAAAGACCAAAAATGGCTCCTCATATACCTACTATGAGAGAAAATATAGCTAAAGCATTAAATATAGACTTAGATCAAATAAATGTTAAAGCAACTACTGAGGAAGGACTTGGTTTTACTGGTTCTGGAGAAGGAATCTCATCTCAAAGTATTTGTCTTTTAGTAAAATAA
- a CDS encoding class D sortase — MWGKIRNVLGILLIVAGVSLIGVTIWMKYDTYRQQQAVLDSFRNLQFDVPEGEKKDADVLEEENTKENTKENSDEKNKADKVEVEKDKKPEKAQLEEGKGIGILNIPKINLEIGIIEGVSYEDIKYVVGHFPGSPMPGEKGNFSIAGHRISYFGQAFKDIDKLEKGDKVKVTYNGKEYTYEITDMYEVTPNETEALNPTKDATITIVTCTTDAKNRVIVKGKLVE; from the coding sequence GTGTGGGGAAAAATTAGAAATGTATTAGGTATTCTTTTAATAGTGGCAGGAGTATCACTTATTGGAGTAACTATTTGGATGAAATATGATACTTATAGACAGCAGCAAGCTGTTTTAGATAGTTTTAGAAATTTACAGTTTGATGTTCCAGAGGGTGAAAAGAAAGATGCTGATGTGTTAGAAGAAGAAAATACTAAGGAAAATACTAAAGAAAATAGCGATGAAAAGAATAAAGCTGATAAGGTTGAAGTTGAAAAAGACAAAAAGCCAGAAAAAGCACAACTTGAAGAGGGAAAAGGAATAGGTATTTTAAATATTCCAAAGATAAACTTAGAAATAGGTATAATAGAAGGCGTTAGCTATGAAGATATAAAGTATGTAGTAGGTCATTTTCCTGGGTCACCAATGCCAGGGGAAAAAGGTAATTTCTCCATAGCAGGACATAGAATATCATATTTTGGACAAGCTTTTAAGGATATTGATAAGCTTGAAAAAGGGGATAAAGTCAAAGTTACTTACAATGGAAAAGAATATACTTATGAAATAACTGATATGTATGAGGTTACTCCAAATGAAACTGAGGCTTTAAATCCAACAAAAGATGCTACTATAACTATAGTTACATGTACAACTGACGCTAAAAATAGGGTTATAGTAAAAGGAAAGTTAGTGGAATAA
- a CDS encoding anti-sigma factor domain-containing protein, whose amino-acid sequence MSEVTFRKDKYMFSTRNIKKNLDKNILKKEISTFIKELRKFKVDLKSLSSEEFNLEERNLILNIAYFLVDEEVLLRKIINRRELKTKVIAKKTGFSNEKIISWSNYLIAYLILLYNADYTNLAMYLNINFKDLENLAVIKGTKGEEVVHKGLVMLEGKKSTIILTKEGQFIRIKTRCENKVGEELSGKEKKTLRHYKTLIVSVALIAFVLIGSVTFLYKQQETTILIQGTSKVKIGLNRFDRIVYSYSPTEKGTILITELKLENKKFEDGMISILKGFEEEDMLPPNRIVDVYITGKMVDTVDLNKVTEYVESVNKDDNAKNNFRIKINNSGYEKKN is encoded by the coding sequence GTGAGTGAAGTAACTTTTAGAAAAGATAAATATATGTTTTCTACTAGAAATATAAAGAAAAATCTAGATAAAAACATATTGAAAAAAGAAATAAGTACTTTCATAAAAGAGCTTAGAAAATTTAAAGTTGATTTAAAAAGTCTTTCAAGTGAAGAATTTAATCTTGAGGAAAGAAATTTAATTCTTAATATAGCCTATTTTCTAGTAGATGAAGAAGTGTTATTAAGAAAGATAATAAATAGAAGAGAGTTAAAAACAAAGGTCATAGCTAAAAAAACAGGATTTAGTAATGAAAAGATTATAAGTTGGTCAAATTATTTAATAGCGTATTTAATTTTATTATATAATGCAGATTATACAAATTTAGCTATGTATTTAAATATAAATTTTAAGGACTTAGAAAACTTAGCTGTTATAAAGGGTACAAAAGGGGAAGAGGTTGTTCATAAAGGATTAGTTATGTTAGAAGGTAAAAAGAGTACCATAATATTAACTAAAGAAGGACAATTTATAAGAATAAAAACAAGATGTGAAAATAAAGTTGGAGAAGAATTATCAGGAAAAGAGAAGAAAACTTTAAGACATTACAAGACCTTAATAGTTAGCGTGGCTTTAATTGCATTTGTCCTTATAGGAAGTGTTACTTTTCTTTATAAACAACAGGAAACTACCATATTAATTCAAGGAACATCAAAGGTTAAAATTGGATTGAATAGGTTTGATAGAATAGTTTATAGTTATTCTCCAACAGAAAAGGGAACTATATTAATAACAGAACTAAAATTAGAAAACAAGAAATTTGAAGATGGTATGATCTCAATTTTAAAAGGTTTTGAAGAAGAGGATATGCTTCCTCCTAATAGAATTGTGGATGTTTATATAACTGGAAAAATGGTAGACACTGTAGATTTAAATAAGGTTACAGAATATGTTGAGAGTGTAAATAAGGATGATAATGCAAAGAATAATTTTAGAATAAAAATAAATAATTCAGGATATGAGAAGAAAAATTAA
- the rluF gene encoding 23S rRNA pseudouridine(2604) synthase RluF: MRKASKNNNRRDKSLSNKKFKSEDKNLNKTNKNNKQKVAKKASVKNTIIVSNKNEIRDKVRLNKYISETGFCSRREADKLIEQGRVKIDGLKATTGMKVSKGQSVSIDGKPLKVENELVYIALNKPVGITCTTESKIKGNIVDFINHEKRIFPIGRLDKDSQGLIFMTNDGDIVNKILRAGNNHEKEYIVTVNKSITDEFIKGMSNGVPILGTVTKKCLVKKESKNSFRIILTQGLNRQIRRMCEYFGYEVKKLERIRIMNVSLGNLKIGSWRYLTKKELAEINRLTENSSKTEEASI; the protein is encoded by the coding sequence GTGAGAAAAGCATCAAAAAATAACAATAGAAGAGATAAGAGTTTATCTAATAAAAAGTTTAAGAGTGAAGATAAAAATTTAAATAAAACTAATAAAAATAATAAACAAAAAGTAGCTAAAAAGGCTTCAGTAAAAAATACTATTATAGTATCAAATAAAAATGAAATAAGAGATAAAGTTAGATTAAATAAATATATAAGTGAAACAGGATTTTGCTCAAGGAGAGAGGCTGATAAGCTTATAGAACAAGGAAGAGTTAAGATAGATGGGCTAAAGGCTACAACTGGTATGAAGGTTTCTAAGGGGCAAAGTGTATCTATTGATGGAAAACCTCTAAAGGTTGAAAATGAACTAGTTTATATAGCTTTAAATAAGCCTGTTGGAATAACTTGTACTACTGAGAGCAAGATAAAAGGTAATATAGTTGACTTTATAAATCATGAAAAAAGAATTTTCCCAATAGGAAGACTAGATAAGGATTCTCAAGGATTAATATTTATGACTAATGATGGTGATATAGTTAATAAGATATTAAGAGCTGGGAATAATCATGAAAAAGAATATATTGTCACTGTAAATAAGTCTATAACTGATGAGTTTATAAAAGGAATGAGCAATGGAGTGCCTATACTAGGAACAGTTACTAAGAAATGCTTAGTTAAGAAAGAAAGCAAAAACTCATTTAGAATAATACTAACTCAAGGGTTAAATAGACAGATAAGAAGAATGTGTGAGTATTTTGGATATGAGGTCAAAAAATTAGAGAGAATAAGAATAATGAATGTTAGCCTAGGAAACCTAAAGATAGGATCTTGGAGATACTTAACTAAGAAAGAGTTAGCTGAAATAAACAGATTAACAGAAAACTCTTCAAAGACTGAAGAGGCCTCAATTTAA